From Ruminococcus sp. HUN007, a single genomic window includes:
- a CDS encoding SGNH/GDSL hydrolase family protein, with translation MKGRIIALLLSALFLPVLTSGCGAVNESDAAAAEDGADEESVGTDVSGSSSDQPADSEEQDTEESDTEVKNDTPEPTGKDHSIKKKMKSEEVFDILYGSWVSDNSDDELIFSAGVGDISYKAELVSSGDYGFSQLVSYFDAAQKNDGVKIRFITGNGGLGSCKEMLLSDDQQSLKYKTGFDIDENGEKTVNYITFRKKSDTVIPGPDGKWKGCVGAFLGDSITAGFNTSDGKGYWDYLGEILGLKEAIPYGVAGSCISSQSDMGTDIPPFVERYKDIKRDADFIVIFGGTNDYGFNTPLGTEDDTTDVSFYGALYELLMGLKKEHPGASIVFLTPLHRVEFGGLNTDKQRNEAGYTLYHYIDAIKNRCQRMQIPVIDTNTIYGMNPQDDFVKNNYLTDGLHPNEEGHRILAERIASCFEGI, from the coding sequence GTGAAGGGCAGGATCATTGCATTACTGTTATCAGCATTATTTTTACCGGTTCTGACTTCAGGGTGCGGTGCTGTAAATGAATCCGATGCAGCAGCTGCTGAGGATGGTGCAGACGAAGAGTCTGTCGGTACGGACGTTTCAGGATCATCATCAGATCAGCCTGCAGACAGTGAAGAACAGGACACGGAAGAAAGTGATACAGAAGTTAAAAATGACACTCCGGAACCGACGGGCAAGGATCATTCTATAAAAAAGAAAATGAAGTCTGAGGAGGTCTTTGATATTCTGTACGGAAGCTGGGTATCGGACAACAGCGATGATGAACTGATATTCAGTGCCGGTGTAGGCGACATAAGTTACAAGGCAGAGCTGGTCAGCAGCGGAGACTACGGGTTCAGTCAGCTGGTTTCCTATTTTGATGCTGCTCAGAAGAATGACGGTGTCAAGATAAGGTTCATTACCGGAAACGGCGGACTCGGCAGCTGTAAGGAGATGCTTCTTTCAGATGATCAGCAGTCACTTAAATACAAGACCGGATTTGACATAGACGAGAACGGTGAAAAAACCGTAAACTACATAACATTCAGGAAAAAATCCGATACCGTGATACCGGGACCGGACGGTAAATGGAAAGGCTGCGTCGGTGCGTTTCTCGGAGACAGCATTACTGCCGGATTCAATACATCAGACGGTAAAGGCTACTGGGATTATCTCGGCGAGATCCTCGGCCTTAAGGAAGCTATTCCTTACGGCGTTGCCGGATCATGCATTTCATCGCAGTCCGATATGGGAACGGACATTCCGCCTTTTGTTGAACGGTACAAGGATATCAAGAGAGATGCGGACTTTATCGTAATTTTCGGCGGAACGAATGACTACGGGTTCAATACACCTCTCGGAACTGAAGATGACACTACCGATGTATCTTTTTACGGTGCGCTTTATGAACTGCTTATGGGACTGAAAAAAGAACATCCCGGCGCTTCCATTGTATTTCTGACTCCTCTTCACCGTGTTGAGTTCGGAGGACTGAATACGGACAAGCAGAGAAATGAAGCCGGATATACTCTGTATCATTACATCGATGCTATTAAAAACAGATGTCAGAGAATGCAGATACCGGTCATCGATACCAATACTATCTACGGAATGAATCCTCAGGATGACTTTGTAAAGAACAATTATCTTACTGACGGACTGCATCCGAATGAAGAAGGCCACAGAATTTTAGCTGAGCGTATAGCCAGCTGTTTTGAAGGAATATAG